The nucleotide window TCGAGGAGATTCTGGTCTACAGTCCGACGGCCGAGAACCGGACGACGTTCGCGGAGACGGTCGCCGACGACGTCGACCCACCAGTCCGGGCGGTTGATGAGCCAGAACCCGTCGTCCGAGCGGCCGACGCGCTGATATGTGCAACAGACAGCGAGACCCCCGTTTTCGACCCCGACTGGCTCGAGTCCGGCATGCACGTGACGACGATCGGTCCTCGGTTCGAAGACGCCCACGAACTCCCCCTTGAGGTCGTCGACCGCGCCGACGTCATCACGACCGACTCGCTGCCGCAGGTCGACGACTACGACCGCCCGTACATCGCGTCCGGAACGGATCGCGAGCGGATGGTCGAACTCGCCGACGTGCTCGAGAAGCCTGAACTGGGGCGGACGTCCGACGACGATATCACGCTGTTTTGCTCGGTCGGACTGGCCGGGACGGAGGTCGTACTCGGGACACGATTTCTCGAGAAATTCGCGGCGTAGCTGCCCGGTGAGTGTCCGACCACCTCAGTCGGCCAGCGTCCGCAGCCGCTCGAGTCGTTCCGTCTCGACGCCGGCCAACACGACCGCGGCGAAGACGGCCTCACCGTCGGGTCGGGGCGCATCGCCGCCCAGTACGCCGGTGCCACCGACGGTTGCTTGGAGTTCCCGTCGGCCTCCGGCGATCGCCCGCCGGTTGAGCCAGGCTGGCGGCCCACCGACAATCAGCAGGCCGCGATCGGCCGTCTCGGGCTCGCACTCGAAGGAGAGCTTCCCATAAATTCCCTTTCTGACGACGGTCTCGACGGCGCTGACGGCCTCGCTCGTCTCGACGTCTCGTTCGGTTGGCAGGAGGCCGAGACCGAATCGCGAACTGGTCGTCTCGACTGTTTGCTCGCCGTAGCCGAGGCTGACGATGGCCGACTCGGTACCGAGGATGCGCTCGATATCGCTCGCGTCGACGACGGTCTGGGCGACGGGGCCCGCTGAGTCGCCGCCGCTGCCGGCGAAGACGGCTGCGACTCGAGTCGCCAGCTCTCGATTGGACCGCGTCCGTGAGTCTGCGAGCGTCTCGCCGGGGCGAAGCCACGCCTCGTTGTCGAACAGCACGATCGCGCTCGCAACACCCTCGAGGGCCTCGAGCGTCCGGATCGCGTGTGATGCCGCGGCCGGCCGCGGTGGCTCGTCGCCTCCGGTGTTTGCGGTCACTCCTGTGTGTGGCCCACGGTCGGCCGCTGCGGCGTCCGGATCGAACTCCCGATCGGCCGGCAGCGTTGCGAGAACGTACACCGGCGCGTCGACGCTCCGCTGGAGCGCGGCGATCAGCGCGGGTGCCGTCGGCCCGCCGGTCGTGCCACCGAGGCCGACCGTGACGAGAATCGCGTCCGGCGTCGTCGAGTTCGCGCGTTCGCGGACCTTGAGGAGATCGTCGACGACCGCCTGACCGGCCTCGAAGCCCTGATCGAGATCGCCGTCGAGCCCAGTCGACCCCTCGAGGGCGGTCCCCTGACCGTACTGGGCGCGATGTGACTCCGGAATAACGGTCTCCTGAAGCGTCGCTTCGTCCGTATCGAACGCGAAGACGTCAGTGAGAAACGCGCGATCTACCGGCGCTGTGGCCCGAATCGCGTCGGCGAGCCGACAGCCCGCGCCACCGAGTCCGACTACCTCGAGTTGCATGCTGGAATCCTCGTCCGCCGAGACTTATATAATTCCGTTCACGAGAGAACGGGACGAAGCTGATCCGGCAGCGGAAACAGGGGTTGTCAGGGCGTCAGTCGCTCGATCGACCACCAGTCGATCGCGCCGTCGTCGGCGACGAGGGCGAACACCATCGTCTTGCGAACCCCGTGGGCCAGGCGAACGTCGAGGGCGAGGTCGCGCGGCTCGAAGACGTGGTCGTCGGGATGGACCCGGACCAACAACTCGGAGTGGCCGAGGTTCTCGACAGACTCGACGTCGGCGTACGTCCGGAAATCTGCGCCGAACTTGTAGCCCGTCTTGGGGACGACGTCGCGCTCTCGCAGGGCGGTGTAGACCGCCAGTCGACGGGTGAAGCGTTCGCCTTCGACCTCCCGGCCCCGCTTTCGGACCGTCTCCGGCTCGAGGTCGATCACGCCGCGTTCGGCGAGGGAAGCCGCCTCGAGCAGCGAACACTGGAGCGTGGGTTCATCGTATTCCCGTCCCTCGAGTGGCTGGCCGTAGAAGCCGTGCTCGTAGAGTTCGAGCGGGGGCTCCCAGACGACGACGCGGTCCTCGAGCAGGTCGGCGTCACAGCCCTCGGGCAGCGCCGCTGTCGACGACCCCGAGGGATCGCGCTCCGAGACCTCGAAGTAGGTAATCTCGCTTTCCTCGTCGACGACGGCGAGCACGCCGGTCTCGAGTTCGGCCGTCGGGACGTCGGTTCGTTCGCCGAGCACGCGCATGACGTACTCGATCTCGCCGTCGCCGGGACCTTTCCCGCGGGGGAACACCGCGAAATCTGCCTCGCCGTCGGGTGGGTCGACCCACGGCTCGCGGGCCGGCGCGAGGTAGAAGCCGCGCTCGCGCAGGTCGGCGTAGACGAGGAATCGGACGCCGAACTTCTCGCCGGGTTCGCGGGCCATAAACGAGCGAAACTCGAGTCGCTCGCCCGACTCGGTGACGACTGCTCCGAGATCGCCCCGATAGAGCAGGTGGGCCGCTTCGACGGGTGCCAGTGCGATCTCGTTGCCCTCGAGCGGATAGCCATACCCCCGCGAATCGTGATAGCGCTGGCGTGCGTCGCCGCTCACGCGGACGACGCCCGCCGCTTCATCGAACCGCCCCTCGAGTGTCATACCCGGGCGTTGGCCGGCCGTGACTAAGTGGCTGCGGATCGATTCCCGGTCGGTTTTGTGACTCGAGGATTTCGTGAGCGGAGTCGCAACCACGACACCTCGAAAGCCCCCTCTCAGCCCCACCCACTGCAAATGGGTGGTCGGATGGCTGTCGTTCGGTGGCGGAGTCGGTCACTCGCGTTGACATCCTCCCCGCCCTGAAGGGCGAGGATTCCCGCGTTGGGATATTGTGGTTTACGACGTGACCTGTTCTTGAGGTGCGAACG belongs to Natronorubrum aibiense and includes:
- a CDS encoding FtsZ/tubulin family protein, which encodes MQLEVVGLGGAGCRLADAIRATAPVDRAFLTDVFAFDTDEATLQETVIPESHRAQYGQGTALEGSTGLDGDLDQGFEAGQAVVDDLLKVRERANSTTPDAILVTVGLGGTTGGPTAPALIAALQRSVDAPVYVLATLPADREFDPDAAAADRGPHTGVTANTGGDEPPRPAAASHAIRTLEALEGVASAIVLFDNEAWLRPGETLADSRTRSNRELATRVAAVFAGSGGDSAGPVAQTVVDASDIERILGTESAIVSLGYGEQTVETTSSRFGLGLLPTERDVETSEAVSAVETVVRKGIYGKLSFECEPETADRGLLIVGGPPAWLNRRAIAGGRRELQATVGGTGVLGGDAPRPDGEAVFAAVVLAGVETERLERLRTLAD
- the endA gene encoding tRNA-intron lyase, which codes for MTLEGRFDEAAGVVRVSGDARQRYHDSRGYGYPLEGNEIALAPVEAAHLLYRGDLGAVVTESGERLEFRSFMAREPGEKFGVRFLVYADLRERGFYLAPAREPWVDPPDGEADFAVFPRGKGPGDGEIEYVMRVLGERTDVPTAELETGVLAVVDEESEITYFEVSERDPSGSSTAALPEGCDADLLEDRVVVWEPPLELYEHGFYGQPLEGREYDEPTLQCSLLEAASLAERGVIDLEPETVRKRGREVEGERFTRRLAVYTALRERDVVPKTGYKFGADFRTYADVESVENLGHSELLVRVHPDDHVFEPRDLALDVRLAHGVRKTMVFALVADDGAIDWWSIERLTP
- a CDS encoding ornithine cyclodeaminase family protein, with product MAGFPILTDDDVYAQFDYETVVDAMRDAFVERAAGTLEAPPRWYVDAGAGELVFTVGAATGPTNASGFRVYGNYSDSGDDQTQLVAVFDATSGTFEGLLVGHATGGLRTGGIGGVAIDALATADSETLGVLGSGFQARTQVGAASAVREFEEILVYSPTAENRTTFAETVADDVDPPVRAVDEPEPVVRAADALICATDSETPVFDPDWLESGMHVTTIGPRFEDAHELPLEVVDRADVITTDSLPQVDDYDRPYIASGTDRERMVELADVLEKPELGRTSDDDITLFCSVGLAGTEVVLGTRFLEKFAA